The proteins below come from a single Agrobacterium vitis genomic window:
- the cysE gene encoding serine O-acetyltransferase yields the protein MAVMHDLAVREMIKPMDPIWDSMRQEARSAAEHDPLLAAFLYSTVLNHRSLEGSVIYRICERLDHADLQSSLLRQTFEEMLTDWPEWGTVLRVDIQAYYDRDPACLRFIEPVLYFKGFHAIQTHRLANWLWNKGRRDFALYLQSRSSSVFQTDINPAAHIGKGIFLDHATGLVVGETARIGDNVSILHGVTLGGTGKEGADRHPKIGNGVLIGAGAKVLGNIEIGCCSRVAAGSVVLKPVPAGKTVAGVPAKVVGEAGCAEPARSMNQVVSEDG from the coding sequence ATGGCTGTCATGCACGATCTTGCTGTGCGCGAGATGATCAAGCCCATGGACCCGATCTGGGACAGCATGCGCCAGGAGGCCCGCAGTGCCGCCGAGCATGATCCGCTCCTGGCGGCCTTCCTCTATTCCACCGTGCTCAACCACCGTTCGCTGGAAGGCAGCGTGATCTACCGGATCTGTGAACGGCTCGACCATGCCGACCTGCAATCCAGTCTTTTGCGCCAGACTTTCGAGGAAATGCTGACCGATTGGCCGGAATGGGGTACCGTGCTGCGCGTCGATATTCAGGCCTATTACGACCGCGACCCTGCCTGCCTGCGCTTTATCGAGCCCGTGCTGTATTTCAAAGGGTTTCACGCGATCCAGACCCATCGGCTGGCAAACTGGCTTTGGAACAAAGGCAGGCGAGATTTCGCGCTCTATCTGCAAAGCCGGTCCTCCAGCGTTTTTCAGACGGATATCAATCCGGCTGCTCACATCGGCAAGGGAATATTTCTGGATCACGCCACAGGCCTGGTGGTCGGCGAGACAGCACGGATCGGCGATAATGTTTCTATCTTGCATGGGGTGACGCTGGGCGGCACCGGCAAGGAAGGGGCAGATCGCCATCCCAAGATTGGCAATGGTGTCCTGATCGGCGCGGGCGCGAAAGTGCTGGGCAATATCGAGATCGGCTGCTGCTCGCGGGTGGCCGCCGGTTCTGTTGTGCTGAAGCCTGTACCGGCTGGCAAGACGGTTGCAGGCGTACCCGCCAAGGTGGTGGGCGAAGCAGGCTGTGCCGAACCGGCCCGCTCGATGAACCAGGTGGTGTCCGAGGACGGCTGA
- a CDS encoding cell envelope integrity EipB family protein, with the protein MPQLTLALVMALTANTAVTSVKVDPQAVGDLAPHRATYDIQLKKATDQSGVDNMSGRMVYEFNGSACDGYSTSFRFVTKIETGDQVSVTDQQVRTFEDMAARRFDFESKSFTDDKLDKDVKGAAAAKTDGLSIELKEPQKKELELASARFPAQHMIDMIDKARKGNRFFEARVFDGTEDGDKSYLTTTVLGTSKKLTGDTKDPLSGRTYWPVAIAYYEDKSDGDQLPVYTQSFDLYDNGVTRDLTLDYGDVVLTGKLSKLELLPPTACKAQK; encoded by the coding sequence ATGCCGCAGTTGACCTTGGCCCTTGTTATGGCATTGACGGCAAACACCGCGGTGACATCCGTGAAGGTCGATCCGCAGGCTGTAGGCGATCTTGCGCCACATCGCGCCACCTATGATATCCAGCTGAAAAAGGCGACAGACCAGTCCGGCGTCGATAATATGAGCGGCCGGATGGTCTATGAGTTCAATGGCTCGGCTTGCGATGGCTATTCCACCAGCTTCCGATTCGTCACCAAAATCGAGACTGGCGATCAGGTCAGCGTGACGGACCAGCAGGTTCGGACTTTTGAGGACATGGCAGCCAGACGATTCGATTTCGAGTCGAAAAGTTTTACCGACGACAAGCTGGACAAGGATGTCAAAGGAGCGGCTGCGGCGAAAACAGACGGTCTTAGTATCGAGTTGAAGGAACCGCAGAAAAAGGAGCTGGAACTGGCCTCTGCTCGTTTTCCGGCTCAACATATGATCGATATGATCGATAAGGCCAGGAAGGGCAATCGCTTCTTCGAGGCTCGTGTGTTTGATGGCACGGAAGACGGCGACAAAAGCTATTTGACCACGACGGTGCTGGGGACATCGAAAAAGCTGACGGGCGATACCAAGGACCCCCTGTCGGGCCGCACCTATTGGCCGGTCGCCATCGCCTATTATGAGGACAAGTCGGATGGCGATCAATTGCCGGTCTATACCCAGTCCTTCGACCTCTATGACAATGGGGTGACGCGGGATCTGACGCTGGATTACGGTGATGTTGTCCTGACAGGCAAGCTTTCCAAGTTGGAATTGCTGCCACCGACGGCCTGCAAGGCGCAAAAGTAG
- the clpA gene encoding ATP-dependent Clp protease ATP-binding subunit ClpA, whose amino-acid sequence MPTFSPSLEKALHQALTFANERHHEYATLEHLLMALIDDADAAAVMGACNVNLDTLRKTVSDYVDNELANLVTGYDEDSKPTSGFQRVIQRAVIHVQSSGREEVTGANVLVAIFAERESHAAYFLQEQEMTRYDAVNYISHGIGKRPGTSQPRPPRGVEEESEASQKPPREQEEGPAKKQPEALKAYCVNLNEKAKTGRIDPLIGRHDEVNRTIQVLCRRSKNNPLYVGDPGVGKTAIAEGLAKRIVEGKVPEALADATIFSLDMGTLLAGTRYRGDFEERLKQVVKELEDYPGAVLFIDEIHTVIGAGATSGGAMDASNLLKPALSSGAIRCIGSTTYKEYRQFFEKDRALVRRFQKIDVNEPSIDDAIEIMKGLKPYFEEYHKLRYTNEAIKTAVELSARYISDRKLPDKAIDVIDETGAAQMLLPASRRRKLITEKEIEVTIATMARIPAKTVSKDDELVLANLDKELRSVVYGQDDAIEALSTAIKLARAGLREPNKPIGSYVFSGPTGVGKTEVAKQLAASLGVEMLRFDMSEYMERHTVSRLLGAPPGYVGFDQGGLLTDGVDQHPHCVVLLDEIEKAHPDIYNILLQVMDHGSLTDHNGKKIDFRNVILIMTTNAGASEMAKSAIGFGSSKRSGEDEEAINRLFTPEFRNRLDAIIPFAPLPSEVIHKVVQKFVMQLEAQLSERGITFDLSEPAVAWLATRGYDEKMGARPLGRVIQEHIKKPLANEILFGKLKKGGIVKVGTVTKDGDEQLSLDCVADVAPVKPKKEAEIAAVVPDDGEVIAKPRSKAKKVAKAEPEVEALKETKPVAKKTTVPKVPKKK is encoded by the coding sequence GTGCCAACATTTTCTCCGAGCCTGGAAAAGGCGCTGCATCAGGCACTGACTTTTGCCAATGAGCGCCACCACGAATATGCGACGCTTGAACATTTGCTGATGGCACTGATCGATGATGCCGATGCGGCCGCCGTTATGGGCGCCTGCAATGTGAACCTCGATACGCTGCGCAAGACCGTGAGCGATTACGTCGATAATGAGCTGGCCAATCTGGTGACCGGCTATGATGAGGATTCCAAACCCACCTCCGGCTTCCAGCGAGTGATCCAGCGGGCTGTCATCCATGTCCAGTCTTCCGGTCGGGAAGAAGTGACGGGTGCCAATGTTCTGGTGGCGATCTTTGCCGAGCGTGAAAGCCATGCGGCTTACTTCCTGCAAGAACAGGAAATGACCCGCTATGATGCCGTCAACTATATTTCCCACGGTATCGGCAAGCGGCCTGGCACGTCTCAACCTCGTCCACCGCGCGGTGTCGAGGAAGAGAGTGAAGCCAGCCAGAAGCCGCCGCGTGAGCAGGAGGAAGGTCCGGCCAAGAAGCAGCCGGAAGCCCTCAAGGCCTATTGCGTCAACCTCAATGAAAAGGCCAAGACCGGCCGGATCGATCCGCTGATCGGTCGTCACGACGAGGTCAACCGTACCATTCAGGTCCTGTGCCGCCGCTCAAAAAACAATCCGCTCTATGTCGGCGATCCCGGCGTCGGCAAGACGGCAATTGCCGAAGGCCTTGCCAAGCGGATCGTTGAAGGCAAGGTACCGGAAGCACTGGCCGATGCGACGATCTTTTCGCTCGACATGGGCACGCTTTTGGCCGGTACTCGCTATCGCGGTGATTTCGAGGAACGCTTGAAGCAGGTGGTCAAGGAGCTGGAAGATTATCCGGGTGCCGTGCTGTTCATCGATGAAATTCATACGGTGATCGGGGCCGGGGCAACCTCCGGCGGGGCGATGGATGCTTCCAACCTGTTGAAGCCTGCCTTGTCGTCTGGCGCGATCCGTTGCATCGGTTCGACCACCTATAAGGAATATCGGCAGTTCTTCGAGAAGGATAGGGCGCTGGTGCGCCGGTTCCAGAAGATCGATGTCAACGAGCCGTCGATCGACGATGCCATCGAGATCATGAAGGGCCTGAAGCCTTATTTCGAGGAATATCACAAGCTGCGTTACACCAACGAGGCGATCAAGACGGCTGTCGAGCTTTCGGCCCGCTATATCAGCGACCGCAAGCTGCCGGACAAAGCCATCGACGTGATCGATGAGACGGGTGCCGCGCAAATGCTGCTGCCTGCCTCGCGTCGCCGCAAGCTGATCACCGAGAAGGAAATCGAAGTCACCATCGCGACGATGGCGCGGATTCCGGCCAAGACCGTGTCCAAGGACGATGAGTTGGTTCTTGCCAATCTCGACAAGGAACTGCGCTCGGTCGTTTACGGTCAGGACGATGCCATCGAAGCGCTATCGACGGCGATCAAGCTGGCCCGGGCAGGGCTGCGTGAACCCAATAAGCCGATTGGCTCCTACGTCTTCTCCGGTCCGACAGGCGTCGGCAAGACCGAGGTTGCCAAGCAATTGGCTGCGTCGCTTGGCGTGGAAATGCTTCGCTTCGATATGTCTGAATATATGGAGCGTCACACGGTGTCGCGTCTGCTGGGTGCCCCTCCCGGCTATGTAGGCTTCGATCAGGGTGGCCTGCTGACTGATGGTGTGGATCAGCATCCGCATTGCGTCGTGCTGCTGGACGAAATCGAAAAGGCCCATCCTGACATCTACAACATTCTGTTGCAGGTTATGGACCATGGCTCGCTGACCGACCATAACGGCAAGAAGATCGACTTCCGCAATGTAATCCTGATCATGACCACCAATGCGGGCGCGTCGGAAATGGCCAAGTCGGCGATCGGCTTTGGCTCTTCCAAGCGCAGCGGCGAGGATGAAGAGGCGATCAATCGTCTGTTCACCCCGGAATTCCGCAATCGCCTGGATGCGATCATTCCGTTCGCCCCGCTGCCAAGCGAAGTGATCCACAAGGTCGTGCAGAAGTTTGTCATGCAGCTGGAAGCCCAGCTTTCGGAACGTGGCATCACGTTCGACCTGTCCGAACCCGCTGTCGCCTGGTTGGCGACGCGTGGCTATGACGAGAAAATGGGCGCCCGGCCGCTTGGCCGCGTCATTCAGGAGCATATCAAGAAGCCATTGGCCAATGAGATCCTGTTTGGCAAGCTAAAGAAGGGCGGCATCGTCAAGGTCGGTACCGTCACAAAGGATGGTGACGAACAGCTATCCCTGGACTGCGTGGCCGATGTGGCGCCGGTCAAGCCGAAGAAGGAAGCCGAAATTGCCGCCGTGGTGCCTGACGATGGCGAGGTCATCGCCAAGCCGCGTTCCAAGGCAAAAAAAGTCGCCAAGGCTGAGCCGGAAGTCGAGGCCTTGAAGGAAACCAAGCCGGTCGCCAAGAAAACCACGGTTCCAAAGGTGCCAAAAAAGAAGTAA
- a CDS encoding GNAT family N-acetyltransferase, with protein MTQEVIIRVEQSFKAIDRHAWNRLSGAAKASGGEAYNPFNSWAYLSALEESGSATAKTGWLGHHLLMEDGDGQLLGAMPCYLKNHSRGEYVFDQGWADAFERAGGQYYPKLQASIPFTPATGPRLMVADGIEPESARASLAASFAEISRKLGVSSAHATFLPENELEHFEDADFLHRLDQQFHFINQGYADHDAFLETLASRKRKALKKERRAALENGITIDWLTGSDLTEAVWDQFFTFYMDTGSRKWGKPYLTRQFYSLIGERMAEDILLVMAKRDGRYVAGAINFIGEDTLFGRHWGCSEDHPFLHFEVCYHQAIDFALAKGLKKVEAGAQGEHKLARGYQPVTTHSAHYIAHPGLRRAIADYLEREREEVEHIGAYLGEHTPFRKGERQPRDGEEIDG; from the coding sequence ATGACACAAGAGGTCATCATCCGGGTCGAGCAGTCTTTCAAGGCGATCGACAGACACGCATGGAACAGGCTTTCCGGTGCCGCCAAGGCATCTGGGGGCGAAGCCTATAATCCGTTCAACAGCTGGGCCTATCTTTCGGCATTGGAAGAATCAGGCTCGGCCACAGCCAAAACCGGCTGGCTCGGCCATCATCTGCTGATGGAGGATGGTGATGGGCAATTGCTTGGTGCCATGCCCTGTTATCTCAAAAACCATAGCCGGGGCGAATATGTCTTCGACCAGGGCTGGGCCGATGCATTTGAGCGGGCCGGCGGGCAATATTATCCGAAATTGCAGGCCTCAATTCCGTTTACGCCAGCAACCGGCCCAAGGCTGATGGTTGCAGATGGCATTGAACCGGAAAGCGCCCGCGCCTCGCTGGCCGCCAGCTTTGCAGAAATATCCCGCAAGCTCGGCGTCTCCTCAGCCCATGCGACCTTTCTGCCGGAAAACGAGCTGGAGCATTTCGAGGATGCGGATTTCCTGCACCGGCTGGACCAGCAATTCCACTTCATCAACCAGGGCTACGCCGATCACGACGCCTTTCTGGAAACACTAGCGTCGCGCAAACGCAAAGCCCTGAAGAAGGAGCGGCGGGCGGCGCTGGAAAACGGTATCACCATCGATTGGCTGACAGGCAGCGACTTGACGGAAGCGGTGTGGGACCAATTTTTCACCTTCTATATGGATACCGGTAGCCGTAAATGGGGCAAGCCCTACCTGACCCGGCAATTCTACTCGCTGATTGGCGAGCGCATGGCCGAGGACATTCTGCTGGTGATGGCCAAACGCGATGGCCGCTATGTGGCGGGCGCCATCAATTTCATCGGCGAGGATACGCTGTTCGGTCGTCATTGGGGCTGTAGCGAAGATCACCCTTTCCTGCATTTCGAGGTCTGCTACCATCAGGCCATCGACTTTGCCTTGGCCAAGGGGCTGAAAAAGGTCGAAGCGGGCGCGCAGGGAGAGCATAAGCTGGCGCGTGGCTATCAGCCGGTTACCACCCATTCCGCCCATTACATCGCCCATCCGGGTCTGCGCCGAGCCATCGCCGATTATCTGGAGCGCGAACGCGAAGAGGTGGAGCACATCGGTGCCTATCTCGGCGAACATACGCCGTTTCGCAAGGGCGAGCGCCAGCCGCGCGACGGCGAGGAAATCGACGGCTGA
- a CDS encoding DUF3126 family protein: MKADEIKKLDAYFKRTFNPTMAVKARPRKDDSAEVYVGEEFLGVVFKDDEDGDLSYNFSMAILDVDL, encoded by the coding sequence GTGAAAGCAGACGAAATCAAGAAGCTTGACGCTTATTTCAAGCGGACTTTCAACCCGACGATGGCTGTAAAGGCGCGCCCGCGCAAGGATGACTCGGCAGAAGTGTATGTGGGCGAAGAGTTTCTCGGCGTTGTCTTCAAGGATGACGAGGACGGCGATCTGTCCTACAATTTCTCGATGGCCATTCTGGATGTCGATCTTTGA
- a CDS encoding AzlC family ABC transporter permease gives MSSLLLADRSQLRWFFTGMRGLFSLPAIILMVSFVGFSAFALQSGVSRNEAMFMTVIIWALPAKMILIGMMSSGANLLACFLAVSLSSIRMMPMVASLVPEMRSQRTPTWLLLFLSHFVAITAWVYAMGNLKTVPREGRVAFFAGFGLTLVAVNTILVGVCYGLVSSLPPLVAGLLFFLTPVYFVASIWATGKQRVVKIAFVIGIVSGPLLALAVPGFDILIAGLGGGTIAYLIDRQIRRRSHEPSDIRPVENLSEEL, from the coding sequence ATGTCATCTCTCCTCCTTGCCGACCGCAGCCAGTTGCGCTGGTTCTTCACGGGCATGCGCGGCCTTTTCAGCCTGCCGGCGATTATTCTCATGGTATCGTTTGTCGGCTTCAGCGCCTTCGCATTGCAAAGCGGCGTCAGCCGTAATGAAGCGATGTTCATGACCGTGATCATCTGGGCCTTGCCTGCCAAGATGATCCTGATCGGCATGATGTCGAGTGGCGCCAATCTGCTGGCCTGTTTTCTGGCCGTATCGCTTTCCTCGATCCGGATGATGCCGATGGTCGCCTCGCTGGTACCGGAAATGCGCAGCCAACGCACCCCGACCTGGCTCCTGCTGTTTCTGTCGCATTTCGTCGCCATTACCGCTTGGGTCTATGCGATGGGCAATCTGAAGACTGTGCCGCGCGAAGGTCGGGTGGCGTTTTTCGCAGGCTTCGGCCTGACTTTGGTGGCGGTCAACACCATTCTGGTCGGTGTGTGCTATGGCCTTGTCTCCAGCCTGCCGCCGCTCGTCGCCGGTCTGTTGTTTTTCCTCACCCCGGTCTATTTCGTCGCTTCGATCTGGGCGACTGGCAAGCAGCGGGTGGTGAAGATCGCCTTTGTGATCGGCATCGTCTCCGGGCCGCTGCTGGCACTGGCGGTCCCAGGTTTCGACATCCTGATCGCAGGCCTGGGTGGTGGCACGATTGCCTATCTGATCGACCGGCAAATCCGCCGCCGAAGCCATGAGCCCTCGGATATTCGTCCAGTTGAAAACCTGTCGGAGGAGCTATGA
- a CDS encoding AzlD domain-containing protein: MMAEFWPYLVIIVAGWLATDLWRWLGVLAGNRLQEGSEPLYWVRAVATALVMAVTAKLIVFPTGTLEHSPLWLRLAATGLGFAAFLLAGQRIIVGVVVSLGVLAIGLFVL; this comes from the coding sequence ATGATGGCGGAGTTCTGGCCCTATCTGGTTATCATCGTCGCAGGCTGGCTGGCGACCGATCTCTGGCGCTGGCTGGGCGTGCTGGCCGGAAACCGCCTTCAGGAAGGGTCCGAGCCGCTCTATTGGGTGAGGGCGGTTGCCACGGCCCTGGTCATGGCCGTGACGGCCAAGCTGATTGTCTTTCCGACCGGCACACTCGAACATTCGCCGCTCTGGCTGCGGCTGGCTGCGACCGGCCTCGGCTTTGCAGCCTTTCTGCTCGCCGGTCAGCGGATCATCGTTGGCGTGGTCGTATCGCTCGGTGTTTTGGCGATAGGTCTGTTTGTCCTATAA
- a CDS encoding HIT family protein, which translates to MTISAYDPDNIFAKILKGDIPSIKLYEDDDALAFMDVMPQAAGHCLVIPKQGSRNLLDADPAVLAKLIPVVQTLAVAVKQAFDADGVYVAQFNEPAAGQTVFHLHFHVIPRHDGQPLKPHVGGMENIDVLKANAAKIIAAL; encoded by the coding sequence ATGACCATTTCGGCCTATGATCCAGACAATATTTTCGCCAAGATCCTCAAGGGCGACATCCCCTCGATCAAGCTGTATGAGGATGACGACGCGCTGGCCTTCATGGATGTCATGCCGCAGGCGGCGGGTCATTGCCTGGTGATTCCAAAGCAGGGCTCCCGCAATCTGCTGGATGCCGATCCGGCTGTGCTGGCAAAACTCATCCCGGTCGTGCAGACATTGGCCGTTGCAGTCAAACAGGCCTTCGATGCCGACGGTGTCTATGTTGCGCAATTCAACGAGCCTGCCGCGGGCCAGACCGTGTTTCATCTGCATTTCCACGTCATTCCCCGCCATGATGGGCAACCGTTGAAGCCGCATGTGGGCGGCATGGAGAATATCGACGTGTTGAAGGCCAACGCCGCGAAAATTATCGCAGCATTATAG
- the clpS gene encoding ATP-dependent Clp protease adapter ClpS, translated as MIAQPIVMQAQGNNDGPNRGTSVITRTKPKTKKPNLYRVLLLNDDYTPMEFVIHILERFFQKDREAATLVMLHVHNHGVGECGVFTYEVAETKVSQVMDFARQHEHPLQCVMEKK; from the coding sequence ATGATCGCGCAACCGATCGTCATGCAAGCGCAGGGTAACAACGACGGACCAAACAGGGGCACGTCGGTTATCACGCGCACGAAGCCGAAAACCAAGAAGCCCAATTTATATCGCGTTCTGCTGCTAAATGATGACTATACGCCGATGGAGTTCGTCATCCATATTCTGGAGCGGTTCTTTCAAAAAGACAGGGAAGCGGCAACCCTCGTCATGCTGCACGTACACAACCACGGGGTAGGGGAATGCGGCGTCTTCACCTATGAGGTCGCCGAAACCAAGGTAAGCCAAGTTATGGACTTCGCGCGGCAGCACGAGCATCCGCTGCAATGCGTCATGGAAAAGAAATGA
- a CDS encoding glycerophosphodiester phosphodiesterase: protein MTDASWIKDTPVAHRGFHDQNKLVWENTLSAAARAIEAGFAIECDLQYTTDSVPVVFHDDDMQRLCNMTGDVRARTSAELKMMSIGGTADKVPTLRQLLDLVKGQVPLIIELKGRLGDDEGFVEDVLEILTGYQGKVALMSFDHHLLKELKANDCPYPVGLTAEGAKPENFFAHDEAMQLGLDFISYCVAHLPNSFIDAQRQKNIPVITWTVRDEIMRAHTYTYADQMTFEGFDPRETAAS, encoded by the coding sequence GTGACGGATGCAAGCTGGATCAAGGACACGCCGGTTGCCCATCGCGGCTTTCACGACCAGAACAAACTGGTCTGGGAAAACACGCTGTCGGCCGCCGCCCGCGCCATAGAGGCCGGTTTCGCCATCGAATGCGACCTGCAATATACCACGGACAGCGTACCGGTGGTGTTTCACGACGACGATATGCAGCGCCTGTGCAACATGACCGGCGACGTGCGCGCCCGTACCTCGGCGGAACTGAAAATGATGTCGATTGGCGGTACAGCCGACAAGGTGCCGACGCTTCGCCAATTGCTTGATCTGGTCAAGGGCCAGGTGCCGTTGATCATCGAGCTGAAAGGCCGGCTCGGCGACGACGAGGGCTTTGTCGAAGATGTGCTGGAGATCCTCACCGGCTACCAGGGCAAAGTCGCGCTGATGAGCTTCGACCATCATCTTTTGAAAGAGTTGAAGGCCAATGATTGCCCCTACCCGGTCGGACTGACCGCCGAGGGTGCCAAGCCGGAAAACTTCTTTGCCCATGACGAGGCCATGCAGCTCGGTCTGGATTTCATCTCCTATTGCGTCGCCCATCTGCCCAACAGCTTCATCGACGCGCAGCGGCAGAAAAACATTCCAGTGATCACCTGGACGGTGCGGGATGAAATCATGCGCGCCCACACCTATACTTATGCCGATCAAATGACGTTTGAAGGCTTTGACCCGCGCGAGACCGCGGCATCATAA
- a CDS encoding phasin family protein, protein MLNFEDVNKKSKEAVDTMVKNYSEVAKGMQSIAAEAQDYSKKSFQDLAGFMEQLTAARSIETVFELQTKYAKTSYETFVSEATKITEMYADLAKTAYKPYEAPIAKASKAASAATAA, encoded by the coding sequence ATGTTGAATTTCGAAGACGTGAACAAAAAGAGCAAAGAAGCCGTCGATACGATGGTGAAGAATTATTCCGAGGTTGCCAAGGGCATGCAGTCGATCGCTGCTGAAGCCCAGGATTACTCGAAAAAGTCCTTCCAGGATCTGGCCGGTTTCATGGAGCAGCTGACCGCTGCCCGCAGCATCGAAACCGTTTTCGAGTTGCAGACGAAATATGCGAAGACCTCCTACGAAACCTTCGTGTCGGAAGCCACCAAGATCACCGAAATGTATGCTGATCTGGCCAAGACGGCATATAAGCCTTATGAGGCTCCGATTGCCAAGGCTTCGAAAGCGGCGTCCGCCGCGACGGCTGCCTGA
- a CDS encoding enoyl-CoA hydratase-related protein yields the protein MKKARTFANNGIRVAGQNGIGALIIDNPTRKNAITQAMWRAIPPALDWLIAEAGVHCIVMTGGGQTDFSAGADISEFDAVRNDSRQARIYEADNSAAFSAIRESRVPVIASLRGVCYGGAFGLAAAADLRIADDTAIFAIPAARLGLAYPADAVADLSRTLGSQIARRALFTGQAFPAASLLSCGFLGDLVAPQSLDGAAFSLAETIAANAPLSIHAAKLALRATESQDDSLLSEAAVLGSTTFESADYREGRAAFREKRQPIFTGE from the coding sequence ATGAAAAAAGCGCGGACCTTTGCAAATAACGGCATAAGGGTGGCCGGACAAAATGGCATTGGCGCGCTGATTATCGACAATCCGACACGCAAGAACGCGATTACCCAGGCCATGTGGCGCGCCATTCCGCCGGCACTGGACTGGCTGATTGCCGAGGCCGGGGTTCACTGCATCGTCATGACAGGCGGCGGCCAGACGGATTTCAGCGCCGGTGCCGACATTTCCGAATTCGACGCCGTGCGCAATGACAGCCGTCAGGCGCGGATCTACGAGGCTGATAATAGCGCGGCTTTCTCGGCAATTCGGGAATCGCGGGTGCCTGTCATCGCTTCGCTTCGCGGGGTTTGCTATGGTGGAGCCTTCGGGCTTGCCGCCGCTGCCGATCTCAGGATCGCTGACGACACCGCAATCTTCGCCATACCCGCAGCCCGCCTTGGCCTGGCCTATCCCGCAGATGCCGTTGCCGACCTCAGCCGGACGCTGGGCAGCCAGATCGCCCGGCGGGCACTGTTTACCGGTCAGGCGTTCCCTGCTGCTTCTCTGTTGAGCTGCGGCTTTCTGGGCGATCTCGTAGCCCCCCAATCCCTTGATGGTGCCGCCTTTTCGCTAGCAGAAACCATCGCTGCCAATGCGCCGCTGTCTATCCACGCTGCCAAGCTGGCGCTGCGGGCAACGGAAAGCCAGGACGACAGCCTGCTGAGCGAGGCCGCTGTTCTTGGCTCAACCACGTTCGA
- a CDS encoding RidA family protein, with protein sequence MSDTIDSRLAALGITLPQAAAPAANYVPYVISGNLLYLSGQLPMEAGKIAVSGLVGSDVDLASAQRAAELCAINILAQAKSALDGDLSRIARVIKLNGFVASGPGFTDQHLVINGASNLIASVLGEAGKHARAAVGMAALPLNAAVEIDAILEIRL encoded by the coding sequence ATGTCCGACACTATCGACAGCCGCCTTGCCGCCCTTGGCATTACCCTGCCCCAGGCCGCAGCACCTGCTGCCAATTATGTACCCTATGTCATCAGCGGCAACCTGCTTTATCTCTCTGGCCAATTGCCGATGGAAGCCGGCAAAATTGCCGTGAGCGGCCTGGTCGGCAGCGATGTGGACCTGGCTTCGGCCCAGCGCGCCGCAGAGCTGTGCGCCATCAATATTCTGGCTCAGGCAAAATCGGCACTGGACGGCGACCTTTCCCGCATTGCCCGTGTCATCAAGCTCAACGGCTTCGTGGCCTCAGGCCCCGGCTTTACCGATCAGCATCTGGTGATCAACGGCGCTTCCAACCTGATTGCCTCGGTGCTGGGTGAGGCGGGCAAACATGCCCGCGCTGCCGTTGGCATGGCCGCCCTGCCCCTGAATGCCGCCGTGGAAATCGATGCCATCCTGGAGATCCGCCTGTGA